A single genomic interval of Sinorhizobium garamanticum harbors:
- a CDS encoding carbohydrate ABC transporter permease has protein sequence MTKNRSWIPYLLILPSVAFLALLFIVPLLQTIWLAFSDNGVPSPANAQRMMADINFARSIKNTFLLTIAVVPVQLAIALVMGTMVAKVGRGRETILWVWTIPLGISDLAAGLVWLSILQNSGYFNSLLLGLGILERQASWLSYQTPVALFFAIAVAEIWRGTAIVMVIIVAGLNQVPREFKEAAEIFGAGPWTRFWRITLPLIRPALQSALILRTVLAFEVFAVVYALGGRNFPVLVGEAYNWQNQNQNYGVAAAYAVLIMIISLAATLIYLKAIKVDPERLP, from the coding sequence ATGACCAAAAACCGATCCTGGATCCCGTATTTGCTGATCTTGCCGTCTGTTGCCTTCCTGGCGCTGCTATTTATCGTGCCGCTCTTGCAGACGATCTGGCTGGCGTTCTCGGACAATGGCGTGCCATCGCCGGCGAATGCCCAGCGCATGATGGCCGACATCAACTTCGCCCGCTCGATCAAGAATACCTTCCTTCTGACCATTGCAGTCGTGCCGGTTCAGCTCGCCATAGCGCTTGTCATGGGCACGATGGTCGCCAAGGTCGGCCGCGGCCGCGAGACCATTCTCTGGGTCTGGACAATCCCGCTCGGTATCTCGGATCTCGCCGCCGGTCTCGTCTGGCTGTCGATCCTGCAGAACAGCGGCTATTTCAACTCGCTGCTCCTGGGGCTTGGCATCCTCGAACGGCAGGCGAGCTGGCTCTCGTACCAGACGCCTGTGGCGCTCTTCTTTGCCATCGCGGTCGCCGAGATCTGGCGCGGCACGGCGATTGTCATGGTCATCATCGTCGCCGGCCTCAACCAGGTGCCGAGGGAGTTCAAGGAGGCCGCCGAAATCTTCGGCGCCGGGCCCTGGACGCGCTTCTGGCGCATTACACTGCCGCTCATCAGGCCGGCGCTGCAGTCGGCGCTCATCCTGCGCACAGTGCTCGCCTTCGAGGTCTTCGCGGTCGTCTATGCGCTCGGCGGGCGCAATTTCCCGGTCCTCGTCGGCGAGGCCTACAATTGGCAGAACCAGAACCAGAACTATGGCGTCGCGGCGGCCTATGCCGTGCTGATCATGATCATCTCGCTCGCTGCCACGCTGATCTATCTGAAAGCCATAAAGGTCGATCCGGAGCGCCTGCCATGA
- a CDS encoding ABC transporter substrate-binding protein encodes MKRLMSFGIVASTMLAFASPVLAQTVFVSTQLRPIEEATVVREELLQDVGDVDYVVEEPPQFAVRMEAERQAGTRTVSLVGALHGELSPLADRDSLEPLDDLAKTLAAGGMPQSLLDLGKLGKSTQQYIPWMQATYVMAAKKEALQYLPSGADVNTLTYDQLIEWGKKMQEATGQPQIGFPAGPKGLMARYFQGYFYPSFTGGVVRTFQSADAAAGWEKLKALWAYVNPNSTNYDFMQEPLAAGEVMVAWDHVARLKNAISAAPDDYVVFPAPAGPKGRGYMPVVAGLAIPKGAPDKDGATKIIEHLVTPDVQLLTASRVGFFPTLNVKLPEDLDPGVALLAAAVTTTQASKDALISLLPVGLGDKGGEFNKVYMDSFQRIVLQNEPIADVLKAQGETMAKLMTDTKASCWAPDAKSDGPCPVE; translated from the coding sequence ATGAAACGCCTGATGTCATTCGGAATTGTGGCCTCCACCATGCTGGCTTTTGCCTCGCCGGTGCTCGCCCAGACGGTTTTTGTGTCCACTCAGCTTCGTCCGATCGAAGAGGCGACCGTAGTTCGCGAGGAACTGCTGCAAGATGTCGGCGACGTCGACTACGTCGTCGAAGAGCCGCCGCAGTTCGCGGTGCGCATGGAGGCGGAACGACAGGCCGGCACCCGCACGGTCAGCCTCGTCGGTGCGCTGCATGGTGAGCTTTCACCGCTCGCCGACAGGGATTCCCTCGAGCCGCTCGACGATCTTGCCAAGACGCTCGCGGCCGGCGGCATGCCGCAATCGCTGCTCGATCTCGGCAAGCTCGGCAAATCGACCCAGCAATACATCCCGTGGATGCAGGCGACCTATGTGATGGCCGCCAAGAAGGAAGCCCTGCAATATCTGCCTTCCGGTGCCGACGTGAATACCCTCACCTATGACCAGCTCATCGAGTGGGGCAAGAAGATGCAGGAGGCGACCGGCCAGCCGCAGATCGGCTTCCCGGCCGGCCCGAAAGGCCTGATGGCACGTTACTTCCAAGGCTATTTCTATCCGTCCTTTACCGGCGGCGTGGTGCGCACATTTCAGAGCGCAGACGCGGCTGCTGGCTGGGAGAAGCTCAAGGCGCTCTGGGCCTATGTGAATCCGAACTCGACCAACTACGACTTCATGCAGGAGCCGCTGGCCGCCGGCGAGGTCATGGTCGCCTGGGATCACGTCGCGCGCCTGAAGAACGCCATCTCCGCAGCTCCGGATGATTACGTCGTCTTCCCCGCACCGGCCGGCCCGAAGGGCCGCGGTTACATGCCGGTCGTCGCCGGTCTCGCGATCCCGAAGGGCGCACCGGACAAGGATGGCGCCACGAAGATCATCGAGCATCTTGTAACACCGGACGTTCAGCTCCTCACCGCATCGCGGGTCGGCTTCTTCCCGACGCTCAACGTAAAGCTGCCTGAAGACCTGGATCCGGGCGTCGCGCTGCTCGCCGCGGCGGTGACGACCACGCAGGCTTCCAAGGATGCGCTGATTTCGCTTCTGCCGGTCGGCCTCGGCGACAAGGGCGGCGAATTCAACAAGGTTTACATGGACAGTTTCCAGCGCATCGTGCTGCAGAACGAGCCGATCGCCGACGTGCTTAAGGCGCAGGGCGAGACCATGGCCAAACTGATGACTGACACCAAGGCATCGTGCTGGGCACCGGATGCCAAGAGCGACGGTCCCTGCCCGGTCGAATAA
- a CDS encoding LacI family DNA-binding transcriptional regulator, whose translation MANLKQLAQSLGLSITTVSRALDGYSDVSAATRERVREAAEKAGYRPNASARRLRKQRAELVAVTLPADPGHIGPPHFLDMLSGCAEHLASAGLNLVIAPVPRGESEVEICRRFVDGRRVDAMLLVRTKRRDERVEFLQSRGIPFVTNGRTESLEPHPYIDGDGFAGFLAATQRFQATGHRRIGHIAGPQEYYFAHVRRMGWKAAMDDAGLEADLCAEGAPTEQGGYLAALELLRRPSRPTALVCATDEMAIGALRALREIDGGDHISIIGHDDLPIGAYTSPSLSTMRMTGENLGASFASLLLRAIAGEPAAQLQELHAIEFVDRDSHRRPRVAA comes from the coding sequence TTGGCCAATCTGAAACAGCTCGCGCAATCGCTTGGGCTGTCGATCACGACGGTTTCCCGCGCGCTCGACGGCTATTCCGACGTCTCGGCGGCCACCCGCGAGCGGGTCCGCGAGGCCGCCGAGAAGGCAGGCTACCGGCCGAACGCGTCCGCCCGCAGGCTTCGCAAGCAGCGCGCCGAATTGGTCGCGGTCACGCTTCCGGCCGATCCTGGTCATATCGGCCCGCCGCATTTCCTCGACATGCTTTCCGGCTGCGCCGAACATCTGGCGAGCGCAGGCCTGAACCTCGTCATCGCACCCGTTCCGCGCGGTGAGAGCGAAGTGGAAATCTGCCGCCGCTTTGTCGATGGCCGCCGTGTTGACGCCATGCTGCTGGTGCGCACCAAGCGGCGCGATGAGCGCGTCGAATTCCTGCAGTCGCGCGGCATTCCTTTCGTCACCAACGGCCGCACCGAAAGTCTCGAGCCGCATCCCTATATCGACGGCGACGGCTTTGCCGGGTTCCTCGCCGCGACCCAGCGCTTCCAGGCGACCGGCCACCGCCGCATCGGCCATATCGCCGGTCCGCAAGAATATTACTTCGCGCATGTGCGCCGCATGGGCTGGAAGGCGGCCATGGACGATGCGGGCCTCGAAGCCGACCTCTGCGCCGAGGGCGCGCCAACCGAACAGGGCGGATATCTCGCAGCTCTTGAGCTGCTGCGCCGTCCGTCGAGGCCGACCGCGCTCGTCTGCGCCACGGACGAAATGGCGATCGGCGCGCTCAGGGCATTGCGCGAGATCGACGGCGGCGATCACATCAGCATCATTGGCCACGACGACCTGCCGATTGGCGCCTATACGAGCCCATCGCTTTCGACCATGCGCATGACCGGCGAGAACCTCGGCGCAAGCTTTGCCTCCCTGCTGCTTCGCGCCATCGCCGGCGAACCGGCCGCGCAACTCCAGGAGTTGCACGCAATCGAATTCGTCGACCGCGACAGCCACCGCCGGCCGCGCGTGGCGGCATAA
- the cpdR1 gene encoding response regulator CpdR1: MTAKILLAEDDNDMRRFLVKALEKAGYKVLSYDNGASAYDRLREEPFSLLLTDIVMPEMDGIELARRATELDPDLKVMFITGFAAVALNPDSKAPKDAKVLSKPFHLRDLVNEVNKMLAA, from the coding sequence ATGACTGCGAAAATCCTCCTTGCCGAAGACGATAACGATATGCGCCGCTTCCTCGTGAAGGCGCTGGAAAAGGCTGGCTATAAGGTCCTGTCCTACGACAACGGTGCCAGCGCCTATGACCGGCTTCGCGAAGAACCCTTTTCGCTTCTCTTGACCGATATCGTCATGCCGGAAATGGACGGCATCGAACTCGCCCGCCGGGCGACCGAACTCGACCCGGACCTCAAGGTGATGTTCATCACCGGCTTTGCCGCGGTGGCGCTGAACCCCGATTCGAAGGCACCGAAGGATGCCAAGGTCCTTTCCAAGCCCTTCCACCTGCGCGACCTCGTCAACGAGGTCAACAAGATGCTGGCCGCCTGA
- a CDS encoding N-formylglutamate amidohydrolase produces the protein MGEAVEREFFEVLEPASQRLPFVFNSPHSGRSYPQSFLDQSRLDAHSIRRSEDHFVDELFQNATFLGAPLLRAHFPRAFLDVNREPYELDPRMFDGQLPPHANISSMRVAGGLGTVPRLVAENMEIYRGRFPVEEALIRIESIYKPYHATLRKLIARTHVQFGMSVLIDCHSMPGNVHLPGSSHRPDFIVGDRYGTSAAAELSRTAVSLLEQLGYVVARNKPYAGGFITEHYGRPTRGLHALQIEINRSLYVDEVTLVKKPGFAALTADLTTFIAALAQHVEEYGAYLPLAAE, from the coding sequence ATGGGGGAAGCAGTCGAGCGGGAGTTTTTCGAGGTACTGGAACCCGCAAGTCAGCGGCTGCCCTTTGTGTTCAATTCCCCGCATAGCGGCCGGTCCTATCCGCAGTCCTTTCTTGATCAGTCGCGACTCGATGCGCATTCGATCCGCCGTTCGGAAGATCACTTCGTCGATGAACTATTTCAGAACGCGACCTTTCTGGGTGCGCCGCTGCTTCGCGCCCATTTCCCTCGCGCCTTTCTCGATGTCAACCGTGAACCCTACGAACTCGACCCGCGCATGTTCGACGGGCAGTTGCCGCCGCATGCCAACATAAGCTCCATGCGGGTCGCCGGCGGGCTTGGGACCGTGCCGCGCCTCGTCGCAGAGAATATGGAGATCTATCGTGGCCGGTTTCCGGTCGAGGAAGCGCTGATACGCATCGAGTCGATCTATAAGCCCTATCATGCGACGCTCAGGAAGCTGATCGCCCGCACCCATGTGCAATTCGGGATGTCGGTTCTGATCGATTGCCATTCGATGCCGGGCAACGTCCATCTTCCCGGCAGCAGCCATCGGCCGGACTTCATCGTCGGCGACCGGTATGGAACCAGTGCGGCGGCTGAGTTGTCGCGCACCGCTGTCAGCCTGCTCGAACAGCTTGGATACGTGGTCGCCCGAAACAAGCCCTATGCCGGCGGCTTCATCACCGAGCATTACGGCCGGCCGACACGCGGATTGCACGCCCTCCAGATCGAAATCAACCGCAGCCTCTATGTCGATGAGGTGACCCTCGTCAAAAAACCGGGATTTGCAGCACTAACTGCCGACCTCACGACGTTCATCGCCGCACTTGCACAACATGTCGAGGAATATGGGGCCTATCTGCCGCTCGCGGCAGAATAG
- the hisN gene encoding histidinol-phosphatase, with protein MLPDRAFFDRLADAAKAETMPRFRTGTSVVNKLEGGFDPVTEADRSAEAAIRALIEGAFPEHGILGEEHGNVGLDREHVWVIDPIDGTRAFISGLPVWGTLIGLYRNGKAVMGLMDQPFTNERYFADGEKATYRGPGGEKVLSTRACDSLSDAVLFTTSPHLYTGSLKERYEALQAKVRLFRYGCDCYAFALLASGHVDLVIECGLKPYDVGGLIPLIEQAGGIVTNWQGGAAEMGGEIIAAGSREIHAQALEILQRRASDGTR; from the coding sequence ATGTTGCCGGACCGCGCCTTTTTCGACCGCCTCGCCGATGCTGCCAAAGCGGAGACGATGCCGCGTTTCCGGACCGGCACCAGTGTCGTCAACAAACTGGAAGGCGGGTTCGACCCCGTCACGGAGGCGGACAGGTCGGCCGAAGCGGCGATCCGGGCGTTGATCGAGGGTGCGTTTCCGGAGCACGGCATTTTGGGCGAAGAGCACGGCAATGTCGGTCTCGACCGCGAACATGTCTGGGTCATCGATCCGATCGACGGGACGCGTGCCTTCATTTCCGGCCTTCCTGTCTGGGGAACGCTGATCGGCCTTTACCGCAACGGCAAGGCCGTGATGGGCCTGATGGACCAGCCTTTTACCAACGAACGCTATTTTGCCGACGGCGAGAAGGCGACCTATCGCGGCCCCGGTGGCGAGAAAGTGCTTTCGACGCGTGCCTGCGATTCGCTCTCGGATGCGGTGCTGTTCACCACCTCGCCTCATCTCTATACCGGCTCTCTCAAGGAGCGCTACGAGGCGTTGCAGGCCAAGGTGCGGCTCTTCCGGTACGGCTGTGACTGCTATGCCTTCGCACTTCTCGCATCCGGCCACGTAGACCTTGTGATCGAGTGCGGATTGAAGCCTTACGACGTCGGCGGTCTCATTCCGTTGATCGAACAGGCAGGCGGCATTGTCACCAATTGGCAGGGCGGGGCGGCGGAAATGGGCGGCGAGATCATCGCCGCCGGCAGTCGCGAGATCCACGCGCAGGCGCTGGAAATACTACAGCGCCGCGCGTCCGACGGGACGCGCTGA
- a CDS encoding alpha/beta fold hydrolase has protein sequence MNTILYQTPDNPIPGKYAAGFFDGVGNRKIRYAVFKTEASVARGTVVLLQGRNETIEKYFETIADLTAAGFWVATFDWRGQGGSERLLRQAGRGHVAHFTDYERDLMTFLEQIVLPDTRLPFSIVAHSMGALVALSLAPMLASRIDRMVLLAPFVGLGGQAIDQRGIFAIATIMDRLGLGTLPLHAGNGNRPFPNNVLTADARRFARNQALADACPQLQLGPPTARWLRETFRAMRRVLRREHLTRVTVPTIILAPTADRLVPHLAVEFLARNFRAGHMIPIDGARHELFQEADRYRAQAMAAIFAFLPGFENADEAPHQFEESLVPTA, from the coding sequence ATGAACACCATCCTCTATCAGACGCCGGACAACCCGATACCGGGCAAATATGCGGCAGGTTTTTTCGATGGGGTCGGCAACCGCAAGATCCGCTATGCGGTTTTCAAGACGGAAGCCTCGGTTGCCCGCGGCACCGTCGTGCTGCTGCAGGGGCGCAACGAGACGATCGAGAAATATTTCGAAACGATCGCTGATCTTACCGCCGCCGGCTTTTGGGTCGCCACCTTCGATTGGCGCGGCCAGGGCGGCTCCGAACGGTTGCTGCGGCAGGCCGGTCGCGGCCATGTCGCTCACTTCACCGACTACGAGCGCGATCTCATGACCTTCCTCGAGCAGATCGTCCTGCCCGACACACGCCTGCCCTTCTCCATCGTCGCCCATTCAATGGGCGCGCTGGTGGCGCTGTCGCTGGCGCCGATGCTCGCAAGCCGGATCGACCGCATGGTACTGCTTGCCCCCTTTGTCGGCCTCGGCGGCCAGGCCATCGACCAGCGAGGCATTTTTGCGATCGCGACGATAATGGACCGGCTCGGCCTGGGAACGCTGCCGCTCCATGCCGGCAACGGCAACCGCCCCTTCCCGAACAACGTCCTGACGGCCGACGCGCGCCGCTTTGCGCGCAACCAGGCGTTGGCCGATGCCTGCCCGCAATTGCAGCTGGGACCGCCAACCGCCCGATGGCTACGCGAGACTTTCAGGGCAATGCGGCGCGTCCTGCGCCGCGAGCATCTGACACGGGTCACTGTGCCGACCATCATCCTGGCGCCGACAGCCGACCGCCTCGTGCCGCATCTTGCTGTCGAATTCCTGGCGCGCAATTTCCGCGCCGGGCACATGATCCCGATCGACGGCGCGCGTCATGAGCTTTTTCAAGAAGCCGACCGTTATCGCGCCCAAGCGATGGCCGCGATTTTCGCGTTCCTGCCCGGGTTCGAGAACGCCGACGAGGCGCCACATCAATTCGAGGAAAGCTTAGTTCCCACTGCATGA
- a CDS encoding Hsp20 family protein, which yields MRHFDFSPLYRSTVGFDRLFTMLDSLGQPDQSQTYPPYNIERTGENAYRITMAVAGFDESELSVEAREHTLTIKGEKSEDKGEESQFLHRGIAKRAFERRFQLADHVEIKSASLKNGLLHIDLVREIPEAAKPRRIEITSVAPQAKQIEAQTL from the coding sequence ATGCGTCACTTTGATTTCTCCCCCCTCTATCGTTCTACCGTCGGCTTCGATCGCCTGTTCACCATGCTTGACAGCCTTGGTCAGCCCGATCAGTCGCAGACCTATCCGCCCTACAACATCGAACGCACCGGCGAAAATGCCTATCGCATCACCATGGCCGTTGCCGGCTTCGATGAGAGCGAGCTTTCGGTCGAGGCGCGTGAACACACGCTGACGATCAAGGGCGAAAAGAGCGAAGACAAGGGCGAGGAGAGCCAGTTTCTCCATCGCGGCATTGCCAAGCGCGCATTCGAGCGCCGCTTCCAGCTCGCCGACCATGTCGAGATCAAGTCCGCTTCGTTGAAGAATGGCCTGCTCCATATCGATCTCGTTCGCGAGATCCCGGAAGCAGCCAAGCCGCGTCGCATCGAGATCACCTCGGTTGCCCCGCAGGCGAAGCAGATCGAGGCCCAGACTCTCTAA
- a CDS encoding threonine aldolase family protein: MIFSSDNWAGAHPAIAESLVAHAGGYAPAYGTSELDRKVEKKFSEIFEKDVAVFFVGTGTAANSLALSSVNRAGGVVFCHRDAHVNVDECGAPEFFSHGARLCPVDGINGKMDVSGLEAEIRRFPPEFIHGGRPMAVTITQATESGTIYSPAEIDAIAAVAKSHKLPLHMDGARFANALVSLGTTPAEMTWKRGIDLLSFGGTKNGCWCAEALVLFDPSKAQELQFLRKRAAQLFSKSRFIAAQFDAYFSGDLWLNLARHANSMAARLADGISASARSRLAWSPDANEVFVILKQDVASKLQQQGAVFYDWHVPDHLAATLDGDEGLYRLVTSFATRSEDVDRFVEAC, encoded by the coding sequence ATGATCTTTTCCTCCGACAATTGGGCGGGCGCCCATCCGGCAATCGCCGAAAGCCTGGTGGCTCATGCGGGCGGCTATGCTCCCGCCTACGGCACAAGCGAACTCGACCGGAAGGTGGAAAAGAAATTCTCCGAAATTTTCGAAAAGGACGTGGCGGTATTTTTCGTCGGCACCGGTACCGCCGCGAATTCGCTGGCGCTGTCCAGCGTCAACCGGGCGGGCGGGGTAGTCTTTTGTCATAGAGACGCACATGTCAACGTCGACGAATGCGGCGCACCGGAATTCTTCTCCCACGGGGCCAGACTTTGCCCGGTCGATGGGATCAATGGCAAGATGGACGTGTCGGGGCTTGAGGCCGAGATTCGTCGCTTTCCCCCGGAATTCATCCATGGCGGCCGGCCGATGGCGGTGACCATCACCCAGGCAACGGAAAGCGGTACGATCTATTCGCCGGCGGAAATCGATGCGATTGCTGCCGTCGCGAAATCGCACAAGCTTCCGCTGCACATGGACGGTGCGCGCTTCGCCAACGCGCTCGTCAGCCTCGGGACGACGCCAGCGGAAATGACCTGGAAACGCGGTATCGACCTGTTGTCGTTCGGCGGCACCAAGAACGGCTGCTGGTGCGCCGAAGCGCTCGTCCTGTTTGACCCATCGAAGGCGCAGGAACTGCAGTTCCTGCGCAAGCGAGCCGCCCAACTCTTTTCGAAGTCCCGCTTCATCGCTGCGCAGTTCGACGCCTATTTCTCGGGCGATCTGTGGCTCAATCTCGCCCGCCATGCGAATTCGATGGCGGCGCGTCTTGCAGACGGCATTTCCGCCTCGGCGAGAAGCCGGCTCGCCTGGTCGCCGGACGCCAACGAGGTCTTCGTGATCCTCAAGCAGGACGTTGCCTCGAAGCTGCAGCAACAGGGTGCGGTCTTCTACGACTGGCATGTGCCGGATCATCTGGCAGCCACCCTGGACGGGGACGAGGGACTTTACCGGCTCGTCACCAGCTTCGCCACACGATCGGAAGACGTCGACCGCTTCGTCGAAGCTTGCTGA